In Nocardioides sp. InS609-2, a single genomic region encodes these proteins:
- the hppD gene encoding 4-hydroxyphenylpyruvate dioxygenase — protein MTTEIASTGGALTVDEMKADLTLEQLRQLVGLVEYDAEQDKFPVTGWDAICFVVGNATQAAHYYASAWGMELIAYSGPENGNRDHKSFVMKSGSIKFVLNGAVSPDSPLIAHHARHGDGVVDIALEVPDVDQCIKQAIAAGATVVREPETVSDEHGSVRIAAIATYGETRHTLVQRTVDGQTYAGPYLPGYVAAAPRWTKRDGEPKRLFQALDHIVGNVELGKMEEWVTFYNRVMGFVNMAEFIGDDIATDYSALMSKVVANGNHRVKFPLNEPAIAKKKSQIDEYLDFYNGPGAQHLALATGDILATVDALRANGVRFLDTPDSYYEDSALRDRIGEVRVPIEELQKRKILVDRDEDGYLLQIFTKPLGDRPTVFFELIERHGSLGFGKGNFKALFQAIEREQDVRGNL, from the coding sequence ATGACGACCGAGATCGCCTCGACTGGCGGAGCCCTGACTGTTGACGAGATGAAGGCCGACCTGACGCTGGAGCAGCTGCGCCAGCTCGTCGGCCTCGTGGAGTACGACGCCGAGCAGGACAAGTTCCCGGTGACGGGCTGGGACGCCATCTGCTTCGTGGTCGGCAACGCCACCCAGGCCGCGCACTACTACGCCAGTGCCTGGGGCATGGAGCTGATCGCCTACTCCGGCCCCGAGAACGGCAACCGCGACCACAAGTCGTTCGTGATGAAGTCGGGCTCGATCAAGTTCGTGCTCAACGGCGCCGTCAGCCCCGACAGCCCGCTGATCGCCCACCACGCCAGGCACGGTGACGGTGTCGTCGACATCGCACTCGAAGTCCCCGACGTCGACCAGTGCATCAAGCAGGCCATCGCGGCCGGCGCGACCGTCGTACGCGAGCCCGAGACGGTCTCCGACGAGCACGGCTCGGTGCGCATCGCCGCCATCGCGACGTACGGCGAGACCCGGCACACGCTCGTGCAGCGCACGGTGGACGGCCAGACCTACGCCGGCCCCTACCTGCCCGGCTACGTCGCCGCCGCCCCGCGCTGGACCAAACGCGACGGCGAGCCCAAGCGTCTCTTCCAGGCCCTCGACCACATCGTCGGCAACGTCGAGCTGGGGAAGATGGAGGAGTGGGTGACCTTCTACAACAGGGTCATGGGCTTCGTGAACATGGCCGAGTTCATCGGCGACGACATCGCCACCGACTACTCCGCGCTGATGAGCAAGGTCGTCGCCAACGGCAACCACCGGGTGAAGTTCCCCCTCAACGAGCCGGCGATCGCGAAGAAGAAGTCGCAGATCGACGAATACCTCGACTTCTACAACGGCCCCGGCGCCCAGCACCTCGCGCTCGCGACCGGCGACATCCTCGCGACCGTCGACGCCCTGCGCGCCAACGGCGTCCGGTTCCTCGACACCCCCGACTCCTACTACGAGGACTCAGCGCTGCGCGACCGCATCGGTGAGGTGCGGGTGCCGATCGAGGAGCTCCAGAAGCGCAAGATCCTGGTCGACCGTGACGAGGACGGCTACCTGCTGCAGATCTTCACCAAGCCGCTGGGCGACCGGCCGACGGTGTTCTTCGAGCTCATCGAGCGGCACGGCTCGCTCGGCTTCGGCAAGGGCAACTTCAAGGCGCTGTTCCAGGCCATCGAGCGCGAGCAGGACGTCCGCGGAAACCTCTGA
- a CDS encoding ABC transporter ATP-binding protein, with product MTRQTGLSVSDVVVEYGGRNPLRAVDGVSLVVEPGEVVALVGESGCGKSSLARAVVGIERRAAGSVKLGDLDVPTMGLRTRSNDMTAIQMVFQDPNSSLNPRRRVGEQIGDGIRAAVARGDESSTPSYWLERVGLDQSAARRYPHEFSGGQRQRLAIARAIAARPRMLIADEPISALDASTQMSVAALMRSLCEGVNAGMLFISHDLSVVRRIADRTLVMYRGRVVESGHTETIWRHPRHPYTRALIGAIPVPDGAGRLPVAPADGDRDAWGIDISDAHDRTPQ from the coding sequence GTGACCCGGCAGACAGGACTGTCCGTGTCGGATGTCGTCGTCGAGTACGGCGGCCGCAACCCGCTCCGGGCGGTCGACGGAGTCTCCCTGGTCGTCGAGCCGGGCGAGGTGGTGGCTCTGGTCGGAGAGAGTGGCTGCGGCAAGTCGAGCCTGGCCCGCGCGGTGGTCGGCATCGAGCGGCGTGCCGCCGGCAGCGTCAAGCTCGGCGACCTGGACGTGCCGACGATGGGACTGCGTACGCGCAGCAACGACATGACCGCGATCCAGATGGTCTTCCAGGACCCCAACTCCTCGCTCAATCCGCGCCGCAGGGTCGGCGAGCAGATCGGTGACGGGATTCGTGCGGCCGTCGCTCGGGGCGACGAGTCATCGACCCCGTCGTACTGGCTGGAGCGTGTCGGACTGGACCAGTCAGCTGCTCGCCGATATCCCCACGAGTTCTCGGGTGGTCAGCGACAGCGGCTCGCGATCGCACGGGCGATCGCTGCTCGTCCGCGCATGCTGATCGCGGACGAGCCCATCTCAGCCCTCGACGCCTCCACCCAGATGAGCGTCGCTGCCCTGATGCGGAGTCTCTGCGAGGGCGTCAACGCCGGAATGCTGTTCATCTCGCACGACCTCTCGGTCGTGCGACGGATCGCCGATCGCACCCTGGTGATGTACCGGGGCCGAGTCGTCGAGTCCGGACACACCGAGACCATCTGGCGCCATCCACGCCACCCGTACACGCGGGCGCTGATTGGGGCGATCCCGGTTCCCGACGGTGCCGGCCGACTGCCGGTCGCGCCGGCCGACGGTGACCGGGACGCGTGGGGCATCGACATCTCCGACGCACACGACAGGACACCGCAGTGA
- a CDS encoding YqgE/AlgH family protein has product MTEVAVGSLLVATPALVDPNFADTVVLLLDVNDEGCLGVVLNRPSPVLVAEVLADWRDIVGEPEVLFRGGPVNPEGALAVGRLADISDVPVGFRTVFGDLGVVDLDTPLELVDGSLAGLRIFAGYAGWGIGQVQREIATGHWYVVPSVVSDVFRLDLTDLWRDVLRRQPGEIAWLSTRPLDPDLN; this is encoded by the coding sequence ATGACCGAGGTCGCCGTCGGCTCCCTACTCGTGGCCACCCCTGCGCTCGTGGATCCGAACTTCGCCGACACCGTCGTGCTTCTGCTCGACGTCAACGACGAGGGCTGCCTGGGCGTTGTGCTCAACCGGCCCTCACCGGTTCTCGTCGCCGAGGTGCTCGCCGACTGGCGCGACATCGTCGGCGAGCCCGAGGTGCTGTTCCGCGGCGGACCGGTCAACCCCGAGGGCGCCCTGGCGGTGGGCCGGCTGGCCGACATCAGCGACGTGCCGGTCGGCTTCCGCACCGTCTTCGGCGACCTGGGTGTGGTCGATCTCGACACCCCACTCGAGCTTGTAGACGGCTCGCTCGCCGGCCTGCGGATCTTCGCGGGCTACGCCGGCTGGGGCATCGGCCAGGTGCAGCGCGAGATCGCCACCGGTCACTGGTACGTCGTCCCGTCGGTGGTCTCCGACGTGTTCCGTCTCGACTTGACCGACCTCTGGCGCGACGTACTCCGTCGGCAGCCGGGTGAGATCGCCTGGCTCTCGACGCGCCCTCTCGACCCCGATCTCAACTGA
- a CDS encoding helix-turn-helix domain-containing protein: protein MAAETSQTLDRGLRVLKVLAETQAGLTVTELASELAVNRTVVYRLVATLEQHGLVRRDSRSRLHVGLGVLHLASAVQPVLRDQAAPVLRQLAETLGCTAHLTVADGDEALALAVVEPSWTDFHVSYRVGARHPLTQGAAGKAILLGRDGDGSAYVVTTGELQSGAHGLAAPVRGVEGLEASVGIVTLGGAIDDALVSPRVLAAAHAIAERLR from the coding sequence ATGGCCGCCGAGACCTCGCAGACCCTTGATCGTGGGTTGCGCGTGCTCAAGGTGCTTGCCGAGACGCAAGCCGGCCTCACCGTCACCGAGCTCGCGTCCGAGCTGGCGGTCAACCGCACGGTCGTCTACCGGCTCGTCGCGACGCTCGAGCAGCACGGTCTCGTACGCCGTGACTCCAGGTCGCGCCTCCACGTCGGTCTCGGCGTGCTGCACCTCGCCTCGGCCGTGCAGCCGGTGCTGCGCGACCAGGCGGCGCCGGTGCTGCGGCAGCTCGCCGAGACGCTGGGCTGCACCGCCCACCTGACCGTGGCCGACGGTGACGAGGCGCTGGCGCTGGCCGTCGTCGAGCCGTCGTGGACCGACTTCCACGTCTCCTACCGGGTCGGCGCCCGACACCCGCTCACCCAGGGGGCCGCCGGCAAGGCGATCCTGCTGGGCCGCGACGGCGACGGGTCGGCGTACGTCGTGACGACCGGTGAGCTGCAGTCGGGAGCGCATGGGCTGGCCGCGCCGGTGCGCGGCGTCGAGGGGCTCGAGGCCTCGGTCGGCATCGTGACGCTGGGTGGCGCCATCGACGATGCCCTGGTCTCTCCGCGTGTGCTCGCCGCGGCTCACGCCATCGCCGAACGACTCCGCTGA
- a CDS encoding ABC transporter permease, with amino-acid sequence MTSLLLMVGVTLANLVPGDPVAAALGQRAAEDPATVARFTAEYGLDKPLPAQYVSYVGNLIQGDLGVSTTTHNSVTSDLGEALPATIEIAIGAIVLSVIIGVSLGTIAAYRRGRTADHVLRLVSLAGLSVPTFWLALVAYYVLYFKLHIAPASGRLSSDFNAPPQVTGLYTVDSLIAGQLDTFLDAAWHLMLPVLVLTLYTVGLLTRFVRTAVLEVLDQDYVRAARAKGLPARTIVTSYVLRGASIPVLTVVGLAFGSLLSGTVLVESVFSWPGIGSYAYQAASHLDLPGVMGVGLTIGLVYLLVNLAVDLLYGFLDPRVRLA; translated from the coding sequence GTGACGTCGCTGCTGCTCATGGTGGGCGTCACGCTCGCCAACCTTGTCCCGGGCGACCCCGTGGCGGCGGCTCTGGGTCAGCGGGCCGCCGAGGATCCGGCCACGGTCGCCCGGTTCACTGCGGAGTACGGCCTCGACAAGCCGCTTCCGGCGCAGTACGTCTCGTACGTCGGCAACCTCATCCAGGGGGACCTGGGTGTGTCGACGACGACGCACAACTCGGTGACCTCGGACCTGGGTGAGGCACTTCCCGCCACGATCGAGATCGCCATAGGAGCCATCGTCCTCAGCGTGATCATCGGGGTGTCGCTCGGGACGATCGCGGCGTACCGACGCGGGCGGACGGCGGACCACGTGCTCCGCCTCGTCTCGCTCGCAGGCCTGAGCGTGCCGACGTTCTGGCTGGCGCTGGTCGCGTACTACGTCCTCTACTTCAAGCTGCACATCGCACCGGCCTCCGGCCGGTTGAGCTCGGACTTCAACGCACCCCCGCAGGTGACGGGGCTCTACACCGTCGACTCCCTGATTGCCGGTCAGCTCGACACGTTCCTCGATGCGGCCTGGCACCTGATGCTCCCGGTACTGGTGCTGACGCTCTACACCGTGGGGCTACTGACCCGGTTCGTCCGGACGGCTGTGCTGGAGGTCCTCGACCAGGACTACGTACGCGCGGCGCGGGCCAAGGGTCTGCCGGCCCGCACGATCGTCACGTCGTACGTGCTCCGCGGGGCGAGCATCCCCGTGCTGACCGTCGTGGGACTCGCCTTCGGCAGTCTCCTGAGCGGAACGGTCCTGGTGGAGTCGGTGTTCTCGTGGCCCGGGATCGGCAGCTACGCGTACCAAGCGGCGTCGCACCTCGACCTGCCCGGCGTGATGGGCGTCGGCCTGACGATCGGGCTGGTCTACCTGCTGGTGAACCTGGCCGTCGACCTCCTGTACGGCTTCCTCGATCCCCGTGTGAGGCTCGCATGA
- a CDS encoding Lrp/AsnC family transcriptional regulator, giving the protein MDDLDARLIDLFAIEPRIGVLEASRRLGVARGTVQARLDKLTATGVITGWGPDLSPAALGFPVMAFLTLEIRQGSAQSGGHNAVAAHLAKIPEVLEAFTITGDGDMWVRVVARSNNDLQRVIDLVLTDPTIDRSTTVIALASQIGHRVLPLARSASG; this is encoded by the coding sequence ATGGACGATCTTGATGCCAGGTTGATCGATCTCTTCGCCATCGAGCCACGCATCGGCGTTCTCGAGGCGTCGCGCCGACTCGGTGTCGCGCGCGGCACGGTGCAGGCCCGGCTCGACAAGCTCACCGCCACCGGCGTCATCACCGGCTGGGGTCCCGACCTCTCCCCCGCCGCCCTCGGCTTCCCGGTGATGGCGTTCCTGACCCTCGAGATCAGGCAGGGCTCGGCCCAGAGCGGCGGCCACAACGCGGTCGCGGCGCACCTCGCCAAGATCCCGGAGGTGCTGGAGGCGTTCACGATCACCGGCGACGGCGACATGTGGGTGCGCGTGGTCGCGCGGTCCAACAACGACCTGCAACGGGTCATCGACCTGGTGCTGACCGATCCCACGATCGACCGGTCGACGACCGTCATCGCGCTGGCCAGCCAGATCGGGCACCGGGTGCTTCCGCTGGCCCGTTCGGCCTCCGGCTGA
- a CDS encoding DEAD/DEAH box helicase, translating into MPISPAWPDRAAWGTAPSLRAWQNAAMTQYVEESPRDFLAVATPGAGKTTFALTVAAELLGRRIVDRIIVVAPTEHLKTQWAEAAARVGLPIDPAYSAGKGKTSGDYVGIAVTYAGVAVNPLAMRIRTENFKTLVILDEVHHAGDALSWGEGVREAFQPATRRLALTGTPFRSDINPIPFVTYAPGPDGIPRSAADFTYGYAHALADKVVRPVLFMAYSGEMSWRTRAGDEVAARLGEPLTKDMTAHALRTALDPAGSWMPAVLAAADKRLSEVRRHMPDAGGLVIASDQDTARAYAALLKKISGEAPVVVVSDEKASSKKIAAFTDSDARWMVAVRMVSEGVDVPRLAVGVWATTTGTQLFFAQAVGRFVRARARGETASVFLPSVPKLLGYASEMEVERDHVLGRRVTDENDIFAAENALLAQAQSGEGASDELDGLAFEALGSTASFDHVLYDGAAFGHAGEVHAGSEEEMDFLGIPGLLEPDQVRDLLHSRQSERAARQKAAPPPDTVAEVSTHEQLAVLRRELNGLVGAWFHRTGQPHGVTHAALRKQCGGPAAAVATAEQLHARIDAVREWAIRKSS; encoded by the coding sequence CTGCCGATCTCGCCGGCCTGGCCCGACCGCGCTGCCTGGGGCACGGCACCCTCCCTGCGCGCGTGGCAGAACGCCGCCATGACCCAGTACGTCGAGGAGTCGCCGCGCGACTTCCTGGCGGTCGCGACGCCGGGTGCCGGCAAGACGACGTTCGCCCTCACGGTCGCCGCTGAGCTGCTGGGGCGCCGCATCGTCGACCGGATCATCGTCGTCGCCCCGACCGAGCACCTCAAGACGCAGTGGGCGGAGGCGGCGGCGCGGGTCGGCCTGCCGATCGACCCGGCGTACTCCGCGGGCAAGGGCAAGACATCGGGTGACTACGTCGGCATCGCCGTCACCTACGCCGGTGTCGCGGTCAACCCGCTCGCGATGCGCATCCGCACCGAGAACTTCAAGACGCTGGTGATCCTCGACGAGGTCCACCACGCCGGCGACGCGCTGTCGTGGGGCGAGGGCGTGCGCGAGGCCTTCCAGCCGGCCACCCGCCGGCTGGCGCTGACCGGCACGCCGTTCCGCTCCGACATCAACCCGATCCCGTTCGTCACCTACGCGCCCGGCCCCGACGGCATCCCGCGGTCAGCCGCCGACTTCACCTACGGCTACGCCCACGCGCTGGCCGACAAGGTCGTACGCCCGGTGCTGTTCATGGCCTACTCCGGCGAGATGAGCTGGCGCACGCGCGCAGGCGACGAGGTTGCCGCGCGACTGGGGGAGCCGCTCACCAAGGACATGACCGCGCACGCGTTGCGCACCGCGCTCGACCCTGCTGGTTCGTGGATGCCGGCGGTGCTCGCGGCCGCCGACAAGCGGCTCTCCGAGGTACGCCGCCACATGCCCGACGCCGGTGGCCTCGTCATCGCCAGCGACCAGGACACCGCTCGTGCGTACGCCGCGCTGTTGAAGAAGATCTCCGGCGAGGCGCCCGTCGTGGTGGTCTCCGACGAGAAGGCCTCGTCGAAGAAGATCGCGGCGTTCACCGACTCCGATGCCCGCTGGATGGTCGCCGTACGCATGGTGTCCGAGGGCGTCGACGTGCCCCGGCTCGCCGTCGGCGTGTGGGCCACCACCACCGGCACCCAGCTCTTCTTCGCCCAGGCCGTCGGCCGCTTCGTGCGGGCGCGTGCTCGCGGCGAGACGGCGTCGGTGTTCCTGCCGTCGGTGCCTAAGCTGCTCGGCTACGCCTCCGAGATGGAGGTCGAGCGCGACCACGTGCTCGGCCGCCGCGTCACCGACGAGAACGACATCTTCGCCGCCGAGAATGCCCTGCTGGCACAGGCCCAGTCAGGCGAGGGCGCGTCCGACGAGCTCGACGGGCTGGCGTTCGAGGCGCTCGGCTCGACCGCGTCGTTCGACCATGTGCTCTACGACGGGGCCGCGTTCGGCCACGCCGGCGAGGTGCACGCGGGGTCGGAGGAGGAGATGGACTTCCTCGGCATCCCCGGCCTGCTCGAGCCGGACCAGGTGCGCGACCTGCTGCACTCCCGGCAGAGCGAGCGCGCCGCGCGCCAGAAGGCGGCCCCGCCGCCGGACACGGTCGCCGAGGTGTCCACGCACGAGCAGCTCGCCGTACTCCGCCGAGAGCTCAACGGCCTCGTCGGCGCATGGTTCCACCGCACCGGTCAGCCGCACGGCGTCACGCATGCCGCCCTGCGCAAGCAGTGTGGTGGGCCGGCGGCCGCCGTGGCGACCGCCGAGCAGCTGCACGCGCGCATCGACGCCGTACGCGAATGGGCGATCCGCAAGAGCTCCTGA
- a CDS encoding ABC transporter ATP-binding protein has product MTGSDSAVLTIRDLTVSTPAAKEGRPIVAGLDLSLHRGAVHGIAGESGSGKTMTALAILGLLPTGMTATGSITLSSNAGETELVSAPARTLGSIRGRRVAMIFQDPSTSLHPQLSVGRQLTDHVRHHLALSKDEARAKAVALLERVAVPDPLVAMKKFPHQFSGGQRQRIAIAVALACDPEVLLADEPTTALDVTVQAGVLRLLRDMVDESGLSMLFVTHDLGVMSAIADHVSIMRAGVVVESGTRHQVFSAPQHEYTRSLLEALPGSSFEEAPEALVDHLLHEAEQPNEEVS; this is encoded by the coding sequence GTGACCGGATCCGATTCGGCGGTTCTGACCATCCGCGACCTGACCGTCTCGACCCCAGCCGCGAAGGAGGGTCGCCCGATCGTCGCAGGACTGGACCTCAGCCTGCACCGGGGAGCTGTCCACGGGATCGCCGGGGAGTCAGGGTCCGGTAAGACCATGACAGCGCTTGCGATCCTCGGCCTCCTGCCCACCGGCATGACGGCGACTGGCAGCATCACGCTGTCGTCGAACGCAGGAGAAACCGAGCTGGTTTCCGCCCCGGCCCGGACCTTGGGCAGCATCCGTGGACGCCGGGTGGCGATGATCTTCCAGGACCCGTCCACGAGCCTGCACCCCCAGCTCAGCGTCGGCCGGCAGCTGACGGACCACGTACGCCATCACCTCGCGCTCTCGAAGGACGAGGCCCGGGCCAAGGCCGTCGCCCTGCTGGAGCGCGTCGCGGTCCCTGACCCGCTGGTCGCGATGAAGAAGTTCCCGCACCAGTTCTCCGGTGGCCAGCGGCAGCGCATCGCGATCGCCGTGGCCCTCGCGTGCGATCCGGAAGTCCTTCTCGCCGACGAGCCCACCACGGCTCTCGACGTCACGGTCCAGGCCGGGGTTCTGCGCCTGCTGCGTGACATGGTCGACGAGAGCGGCCTCAGCATGCTGTTCGTGACGCACGACCTCGGCGTCATGAGTGCCATCGCCGACCACGTCTCGATCATGCGCGCCGGGGTGGTCGTCGAGTCCGGCACCCGGCACCAGGTGTTCTCGGCGCCACAGCACGAGTACACCAGGTCGCTGCTGGAAGCGCTGCCCGGCTCGAGCTTCGAAGAGGCTCCCGAGGCCCTGGTGGATCACCTCCTGCACGAAGCCGAGCAGCCGAACGAGGAGGTCTCGTGA
- a CDS encoding aminopeptidase P family protein yields MMNGWGDPRPVLDEEPVASYTAERRARLAQALPAELLVIPSGAQQVRSNDSNHAFRPGTDHVWLSGNRGASSVLVIDTTGGVADGILYLQPPSGRTTDEFWQNDADGDLWVGPRPSLRETEELLGIECRPLGSLPDDLARMMRNAQTVRVLPTLDPAVDALVQTHCGSQLEPHLRLKAALDELRLIKSDWEINQLQQAVDGTVAGFRDCAAAWQEARRSSRGERYLEGTFARRARLEGEGPAYGSVVGGGAHATTLHWSDNSGRLNDGDLVLIDVGVEMRSLYSADITRTLPVDGVLTPLQRDIYSIVLRAQDAGIGALRAGVPFQDYQDACASSLTADLIDLGLIGCTLEEAMKPDAQYHRRWSISRSGHMLGMDVHDCNHAPTASYLHGPLAAGHTLTVEPGLYFQENDLTIPSELRGIGIRIEDDLVVTETASINMSAALPREVAEVEAWMNELAT; encoded by the coding sequence ATGATGAACGGCTGGGGCGACCCGAGACCCGTGCTCGATGAGGAGCCCGTCGCCAGCTACACGGCCGAACGGCGTGCTCGGCTGGCCCAGGCGCTCCCTGCCGAGCTCCTCGTCATCCCGTCGGGGGCGCAGCAGGTCCGGTCGAACGACAGCAATCACGCCTTCCGGCCCGGAACCGACCATGTCTGGCTGAGCGGCAACCGAGGGGCATCCAGCGTCCTGGTCATCGACACGACCGGAGGCGTCGCCGACGGCATCCTCTACCTGCAGCCGCCGTCGGGTCGCACGACCGACGAGTTCTGGCAGAACGATGCCGACGGCGATCTCTGGGTGGGCCCGCGCCCGAGCCTGCGCGAGACCGAGGAGCTGCTGGGTATCGAGTGCCGGCCGCTGGGATCACTCCCCGACGACCTGGCCCGGATGATGCGGAACGCCCAGACCGTGCGGGTCCTGCCCACGCTGGACCCCGCGGTCGACGCGTTGGTGCAGACCCACTGCGGTTCACAGCTGGAACCCCACCTGCGACTCAAGGCCGCGCTGGACGAGCTGCGCCTGATCAAGAGCGACTGGGAGATCAACCAGCTCCAACAGGCGGTCGACGGCACGGTCGCCGGCTTCCGTGACTGCGCCGCCGCGTGGCAGGAGGCCAGGCGGAGTTCGAGGGGAGAGAGATACCTCGAGGGCACCTTCGCGCGTCGGGCGAGGCTCGAAGGGGAAGGTCCGGCGTACGGGAGCGTCGTGGGCGGCGGAGCCCACGCCACGACACTGCACTGGTCGGACAACTCGGGCCGGCTGAATGATGGCGACCTCGTCCTGATCGACGTCGGTGTGGAGATGCGCTCGCTCTACTCCGCCGACATCACCCGCACCCTTCCGGTGGACGGCGTCCTCACGCCGCTGCAGCGGGACATCTACTCGATCGTGCTTCGTGCACAGGATGCCGGGATCGGTGCGCTGCGGGCCGGGGTGCCGTTCCAGGACTACCAGGACGCGTGCGCGTCGTCGCTAACGGCGGATCTGATCGATCTCGGACTGATCGGCTGCACCCTCGAGGAGGCGATGAAACCGGACGCGCAGTATCACCGCCGGTGGAGCATCTCGCGTTCCGGGCACATGCTGGGGATGGACGTGCACGACTGCAACCACGCGCCCACGGCTTCCTACCTGCACGGCCCCCTCGCCGCGGGCCACACGCTGACCGTCGAACCGGGGCTCTACTTCCAGGAGAACGACCTGACGATCCCGTCCGAGCTCCGTGGCATCGGCATCCGGATCGAGGACGACCTCGTCGTCACCGAGACTGCCTCGATCAACATGTCTGCCGCGCTGCCCAGGGAGGTCGCCGAGGTCGAGGCCTGGATGAACGAGCTGGCCACCTAG
- a CDS encoding ABC transporter permease codes for MTHPPEPEMSPPRRPLRRQLLPLLGRWSGPVGIFGAGIAIVWIVVAILAPVVAPYDPLAQDLPVLQAPGHGTLMGTDALGRDVFSRLVYGARVTIPLALLLVTTSALVGAVIGAVAGYFGHWFDEVIMRLTDLVMAFPTVILAMVVAASLGASLVNAALAALVVSWPAYARLTRSLVLGLRSSNYVVSGRLLGFSPLRSMVRDVTPNIVGPILVLATLDIGTAILLLSGLSFLGLGAKPPTAEWGSMVSDAIQNFDSWWLGVFPGLAILTVVAAFNFIGDALRDGLDPRSDVARKGGRAL; via the coding sequence ATGACTCACCCACCCGAGCCCGAGATGAGTCCGCCGCGTCGACCGCTCCGACGCCAGCTGCTGCCGCTGCTCGGCCGTTGGTCCGGCCCGGTCGGCATCTTCGGCGCCGGCATCGCGATCGTGTGGATCGTCGTCGCGATCCTGGCACCCGTCGTCGCCCCGTACGACCCACTCGCCCAGGATCTTCCCGTGCTCCAGGCGCCGGGCCATGGAACGCTGATGGGCACGGACGCGCTCGGACGCGACGTGTTCTCCCGCCTTGTCTACGGTGCGCGGGTCACGATCCCGCTGGCGCTCCTGCTCGTGACCACCAGCGCGCTGGTTGGCGCCGTCATCGGCGCCGTTGCCGGCTACTTCGGCCACTGGTTCGACGAGGTCATCATGCGTCTGACCGACCTGGTCATGGCCTTCCCCACCGTGATCCTCGCGATGGTCGTCGCGGCATCGCTCGGCGCATCTCTCGTGAACGCCGCCCTGGCGGCGCTGGTCGTTTCGTGGCCGGCGTACGCCCGGCTGACCAGGAGCCTCGTGCTCGGTCTGAGGTCGTCGAACTACGTGGTCTCGGGACGGCTGCTGGGATTCTCGCCCCTGCGGTCGATGGTGCGCGACGTCACGCCCAACATCGTCGGCCCGATCCTGGTGCTGGCAACCCTCGACATCGGGACGGCGATCCTGCTGCTCTCTGGTCTGTCGTTCCTCGGCCTAGGCGCCAAGCCGCCGACCGCGGAATGGGGGTCGATGGTCTCCGACGCGATCCAGAACTTCGACTCGTGGTGGCTCGGAGTCTTCCCGGGACTCGCCATTCTGACCGTCGTCGCGGCCTTCAACTTCATCGGTGACGCGCTCCGCGACGGGCTCGACCCCCGATCAGACGTGGCGCGCAAAGGCGGTCGGGCCCTGTGA
- a CDS encoding TetR/AcrR family transcriptional regulator, producing the protein MPKARIPKVPVAGRSHSSTKRSLVDVAEQMFSEHGYANTSLDAIVAGAKVTKGALYHHFTGKQAVFEDVFARVESRAAQRISLRLKGERDPWAKAQAGLREFLDVVQEPAYRRIVIQDGPAVLGHERFREHEERTTYAHVVEIVRAVLGAGDWELDDEMLQTFSRIFFGALSSAGESVASSEDPAIASARVESAIGFILAGMQAQLEAGVRLPADRE; encoded by the coding sequence ATGCCCAAGGCGCGTATTCCGAAGGTCCCCGTCGCGGGCCGCTCGCACTCCTCGACCAAACGGTCACTGGTCGACGTGGCGGAGCAGATGTTCAGCGAGCACGGCTACGCCAACACCTCTCTCGACGCCATCGTCGCCGGCGCGAAGGTCACCAAGGGCGCGCTCTACCACCACTTCACCGGCAAGCAGGCGGTCTTCGAGGACGTCTTCGCGCGGGTTGAGTCGCGGGCGGCGCAGCGCATCTCGCTGCGGCTCAAGGGCGAGCGCGACCCGTGGGCCAAGGCGCAGGCGGGGCTGCGGGAGTTCCTCGATGTCGTGCAGGAGCCGGCGTACCGCCGGATCGTGATCCAGGACGGGCCGGCCGTGCTGGGCCACGAGCGGTTCCGCGAGCACGAGGAGCGGACGACGTACGCCCACGTCGTCGAGATCGTGCGCGCGGTGCTGGGCGCCGGCGACTGGGAGCTCGACGACGAGATGCTGCAGACATTCAGCCGGATCTTCTTCGGCGCGCTGTCGTCGGCCGGCGAGTCGGTGGCCTCCAGCGAGGATCCCGCGATCGCCAGCGCGCGCGTCGAGAGCGCGATCGGGTTCATCCTCGCGGGCATGCAGGCGCAGCTCGAGGCTGGCGTGCGCCTGCCCGCCGACCGCGAGTGA
- a CDS encoding DUF3039 domain-containing protein, whose protein sequence is MSTIGFSPGTDTIEDTRTVPTDDGDHERFSHYVPKDKLTEAMVMGTPVIALCGKVWVPSRAPEKYPVCPDCKDIWESMKPGGKGDKGPEA, encoded by the coding sequence ATGAGCACCATCGGCTTCTCGCCCGGCACCGACACCATCGAGGACACCCGCACCGTCCCGACCGACGACGGCGACCACGAGCGGTTCTCGCACTACGTGCCCAAGGACAAGCTCACCGAGGCGATGGTCATGGGCACCCCCGTGATCGCCCTGTGCGGCAAGGTCTGGGTGCCGAGCCGTGCACCCGAGAAGTACCCCGTCTGTCCCGACTGCAAGGACATCTGGGAGTCGATGAAGCCCGGTGGCAAGGGCGACAAGGGCCCCGAGGCGTGA